CTCGCGCTGGGCCCAGGCCCAACCCTGGCGCAGGGCCGCAACGCGGAACTCCTTGGAAGCACCATCGCCGGCTTCGGCCAAGGGGCGCACCAGCTCGGGCGCGATGTGCTGCATCACGCTGGTTTCCAGCTCGTCGGCATGGTCGCCGGGCGCCGAAAAGTACCGGTTACGGTCGGCGGCTTTAAACCAGTTGAGCGTGCTCAGGAACACCGTCGGGAATTCGGCCTGCAACTCGCGCAGGATTTGGCGGAAGTCGTTGCCGCCGTGCCCGTTCAGAATGACCAGCTTGGGGATGCCCTGGCGGGCCAGCACCTGCACCACGTCGCGCAGCAGCGCCAGCTGGGTGCTGGGGCTCATGTTGATGTCGAGGGTAATGTCGAGTTGGCCGGTGTTGACGCCAAAGGGCACGCAGGGCAGCACCACTACTTTGGCGCCCTGCTCCCAGGCTTTGCGCGCGGCCTCGGCCGCCACGTAGTCAGACTGGTAATTGTCGGTGGCGTAGGGCAGGTGGTAGTTGTGCGCCTCGGTGGCGCCCCAGGGCAACACCACTACCTGGTAGGCGTTTTCCTGCACGGTTTTCCAGGTGGTTTCGGCGAGGATGTAGGGACGGGCTGACATGGTTTTGCAGGCTTGTAGTGAGCAGTACACAGCCCCGACCTGACGGCAAGGCGCCGCAAGTTCGCCCGAATTCTACTTTTCGCCCAGGTGCTCGGCCTTCCAGCGCATGGCGGTGTGCACGCGGGTGTGGCCGCTGGGGTGGTCGAAAAACAGCGCTTCTTCCAGCGGCCCGGGGTTAATCTTGCGGTATTCCGAAAGCTTCATGGCGATGGTGGCAAAGCCGTCGGGCTGGCGGGCGGCGTTCAGGCCAAACATGTCGGCCTCCTGTTCCTGCGTGCGAATGATGGTGTTGAACACCGGCGTGGCCAGGAAGCTGAGCACGGCCAGCAGCGTCACCGCCAGCGGCAGGCCGCCCACGTCGGCGCGGTCGGCCACGCCCCAGCGCGCGCCGAAGCGCGCCACCAGCCGCTCAAACGCCCAGTCGAGCGCCCACAGCCCCAGCCCAATGAGCACAATGAATAACACCAGCATTTTCTGAATGTGGTTCAGCACGTAGTGGCCCAGCTCGTGGCCCATCACGGCCTGTACTTCCTGCGGCGTGCTGCGGCGCAGCAGGTTGTCGTTGAGCGACACCCGAATGGTGCTCCCTATGCCGCTCACGTTGGCGCTGATGCGCTTGCTCTGCCGGGAAGCGTCCACGAGGTACACGTTGTCGGCGGGAACGCCGTTGGCCCGGGCCATGCTCAGGATGGCCGCACGCACCGGGCTGGCGGGCAGCGGCGTGTATTTGTTGAACAGCGGGCTGATGAAGACCGGGCCCAGGAAGATGCCAATCACCAGAAACACGCCCACAATGCCCGTGCCCCACACCCACCAGCGGTTGCCCGCACGCCGAACGGCCGCGTACAAGGCCAGAATCAGCAGGCTGCCGAATACCACGTTCAGGGCTAGGCCCGTGAGGTCTTCACTTAGCCACGCACCAAAGCTTTGGTTGGAAAGCCCGTACTGATGTTCGCGGAAGTAGCCTTCATATACCGTTAGGGGAAAGCTCAGTACCCAAGCCAGCAGCAGATAGAGCGCCGCGTAGGCCAGCGTGCGCAGGAAGCGCCGCGGCAGCCGCTCCGTCAGGGCCTTGATGCGGCGCGATAGCCCCAGGCCCAGAAACACGGCCGCAATGCCCACGGCATACAGCATGTTAATCAGCAGCAACCAGTAGCCGCCCTCGAAATAAGCATCGGAACTAGCTTTCTGGGCCGGCGTGAGGGTGTTGAGGTAGGCTTGGGTGGCGGCTTCCACATTGAAGGCCGGCTGAGCGGTGGCCGGCGCCTGGGCCTGCGCCAATCCGGCCGTGGCCAGCAATAGGAAAACCAACAGAAACTTTAGAAGTGCTGACATACAGAACTGAGCAGAAAGAGGTGAGCACCACAGCGGTGCGGCGCGCAAGCTACTCTATTCCACCCAGCGGGCCAACCCATGACAGACAATACCGAACGGGGTAGAGACGCAATATTTTGCGTCTCGGCGTCGAACGTCTTGCATGGCACGGCGTGATGCCAACGACACCCGAACGGCGCGGACGACGAGACGCAAGATATTGCGTCTCTACACCAATCAAATCCTACAAACTCCCCGGCCGCTCCAGCAGCACGATGGGCTGCTCGTGGTAGGTAGTGCGGGCGTATTCGCGGTAGCCAAACTTATGCGCCAGGCGCAGCGAGGGTTCGTTTTCGGGGTGAATGATGCACACGGTGCGCACCGGCCCGAAGTGCTGCCGGCCCCAAGCCAGGGCCGCCTCCACGCCCTCGGTGGCGTAGCCCAGGCCGTGCACGGCAGGGTCGAGCACCCAGCCGATTTCCGGGGCTTCGCCCAGGGGTGGGTCGAGGGCGCGCTTGAGGCTGAGGAAGCCAATGGCGCCCACGAAGCGGCCGCTGGCCTTTTCCTCCACCGCCCAGAAGCCATAGCCCATGATGGCCCAGTGGCCGGCGCTGCGCAGCAGCAGCTTCCACACTTCCTCGGCGGGCATGGGCTCGGGCGTGAAGTAGCGGTGGTAGGCCGGCAGCCGGCTTATGGCAAACCAGCCGTCGAAGTCGTCGGCGCGGAAGCCGCGCAGGCGCAGGCGGTTGGTTTCGAGCACCGGCACGGCCGAGAAGGCAGCAGAATTTTCAGACATGGGGGAAGGACTTGACTGGCCCAAAAAATGGTGCACCCGGCTGCTTAGGCCGGCAGCGCGAAATGCGGGTTCTGAATGACGCCCAATAGGTTGCCAAAGGGGTCGAGCACAGAGCCGAGCAGAACGCCGCCGCCCACATCCTGCACGGCCTCGCCGGGCTGCGCGCCCAGGCTCAGCAGGCGCTCGTAGGCCGCCGCGGCATCGGGCACGCCCCAATAGGCGGTGGGGCCGGCCGGGCCAGCCGCCTTGCCGTCCGGCACAAAGCCCAACTCGTAGCCGCCCACGTTGAAGCCCACATAAAAAGGCTCGTTGAAATAGGGCTCCTGCTCCAGCGCCCGGCTATACCAAGCCGTGGCTTCAGCCAAATCTCCCACCGGATACACCACCGTGCGCAACCCCTGAAACATCGCAGAAAAAGTAAAGCGTGAATAATTGCCGAAAGGTATAGCGCTTTACCGATTTACCCGGCGGCTTCACTTCTGACTGGAGCACACTGCTTGCGCCTACAAAAAAGCCCCGATGCGCAATGCATCGGGGCTTTTAAGTGGCCTACTTGCTAGTGAGTTCGGCAGCGCTACCAGGAGCCGCTGTTGTCGTCGCCGCTGTCGAAGCCACCGCCGCCCATGTCGCCGGAAGAGCTGTCGTCGTAGGAAGAATTGTCATCGGACGAGAAATAGTCCGATGAGTTGTCGGCCGCCGTGTTGTCGTCGGAAAAGTAATCGGGAGCCGTGTTGTCGGCCCCGCCGCCGTCGCGGCCCGAGAAATAGTCGCTGGCGGCGCCGGTGCCCGCGGCCCCGAGGCCTGCCCCTGCGGCACCGGCCGCGCCGGTGTTGAAATTGCTGGTGTCGTTATCGTTGGTGTAGTTATGGCCAGAGGTGTCGTGGCCCGAGGCCATGCGGTTGCCGAGGTAGGCGCCGGCAGCCGCGGCGGCGCCAGTGGCCAGCACGCCACCCATGCCACCCATCATGCCGCTTCCGCCCTGGTTGGGCACGTTGCCGTAGCCGGGGCTTCCCTGGTTGTAATTGCCGCCCACCGGGCCGCGGTTAGAGCCGCCCCGGTTGGGTAGAAAGTCGGGCGTGGGGCCCGAGGGACCCATGTTGGGATTGTTGCCCGCGGTGGCAGCGCTGCGGTTGCGGAACATGCGCACCACAAACCACAGGATGCCGCCGATGACCAGCGTGCCAATCAGCAGCGTGCCCATGCCAGGGCCTGACGGCGTGGGCTCAGCGGGTGGCGCGGCCAGCACCGGGTCGGTGGGTGGCACGGCGGCGGGGTCCTGCGAGAGGTTGCTCGGCGTGTTGAGGTCGGTGCTGGGGCCCGCGTTGCCGGTGGCCGGGCTGCCGGCTTGGCTGCGCGTGGTGGCGTTGGGGTCGGCGGCGGCCATCAGCGTGTTCAGGCCGCTGCGGAGGCCGGCGAAGTAGTTGCCCTGCTTAAAGCCGGGGCCCATTTGGCCGATGGCCTGCTGCGTCACGGCCGGGGTGATGCTGCTTTGCAGGCCGCTGCCGGGCTGGATGCTGATTTTCCGGTCTTTGGCGCTCACCAGCACCACCACGCCGTTGTTCTTGCCTTGCTGGCCCACGCCCCAGGCCGTGCCAATGGCCCGGGCGTAGTCGGCCACGTCGCGGCCGCCCAACGCGGGCACCGTCACCACCACAATCTGGGTGCCGTTGGTGTCGGCGTAGCGGCGCAGGCCGCTTTCCAGCTTTTTGGCGTCGGCCGGGGCCATGAGGCTGGCCTCGTCATTGATGAAGTGAAAGGGCTTGGGCCGTGGGGCACGTCGGCGGTGCCGGTTTGGGCGGCCGCGGGCAAGCCCAAACCGGCCGACACAAACAGGAATACGAGAAACAGGAGTTTAGCCATAGCACTGAAGGAGAAGAGTGGAAGAAGGGTATCTTCCGCCTTCTACGGCCCCGATGCGAGTTTGGCTGTTGCGGTGGGCCGGCCCTACTGGGCCACGTGCACCTTCACCACCACCTTCTTGTCTTTATCAATGCCCTCGACCTTAATGTTGGGCCGGTGCACGTCCTGCGGGAAGAAGACGTAGATGGTACCGGGCCGGGCCTCGTACTGCGGGCCCTCGGCCGAGTAGTTGGCCACGTCGCGGGCTTCGTCATACGGCTTGGTCACGGTGGCCTTGTCCATGGGCACCTGGCCCATTTTCTCGGCGCCGCGCACCACGTACTGCATGTCGATGTACTTGCGGTGCGACTCCCATTTGGTGTCGGCGTACTCCTTGGTGGGGTTGTCGGTCACAGCCGCAAACACGTTCTCGGCATCGATGGGGTACTTGCCCACCGGCAGCTCTTCCAGGTTGGTGTCGCGGAAGTACGCAAAGGCCTTGTCCCAGGCCGCCTTGTTGGCGTGGTACTGCTTCGCAAACTCTACCTTGTTCACCGACTCCTGCAGGTTCAGCTTCAGGCCGTTGGCCCATTCGCGGCTGCGGTACCACTTCTCAGCTTTCTGAGGCGTCCAGGTTTCGGCGGTGGCCTGGGTGGCGGCCGGGCCGCTGGTTTTGCAGCCCAGCGGAGCCAGCGCCAACGTGAGGAAACCGAATTTCAGCAGGGCATTTTTCATGGAAGCGCGGGGCAGTCAGGAACGAGGGATGAGGCAAATGTAGCCAAGGCGGCTACGGTTGCAGCGGCGGCTGGGGCACATTTTCGGGCGGCAGCGGCTCCACGGCGCGCTCGAAGCGCAGGCGGCCATCGGGGGTCGGGCCGGCGGCCTCGAAGCCGTTGCGCAGCAGCACCTCCTGCGAGCCCGCGTTGTCGGCATCGGTGTGGGCCACCAGGCGGCGCACCATGCCCGTAGCGGCCGCCTGGGCCACCAGGCCGCCCACCAGCTCGGTGGCCAGGCCCTGCCGGCGCCAGTCGCTGGCAATGGAATAGCCGATTTCGGCCGTGCCCTCGGCATCGGGCCGCCCCATGAAGCCGCCGCTGCCGATGAGGGTGCGGGGCGTGTCGCCCTCGGCCTTGCGCAGGGCATACCAGCCGTACCAGCCGGCGGCGTCGCGCCCACCAGCCGTGAGCTGCTCCAGGAAGTACTCCATGGCCGGGCGGTCGTACTGGCCGGGCGGCCAGTCTTCGGGCAGGGCAGCGCCCAGCAACACGGGAAAGTAGTGGGGCTTGTGCAGCTCGGCCGTGAGCAGGGCGCGGCTGGCGGCCAAGATGAGCAGGCGCGGGGTATGGGTGATAAGCGGAATCATAGCCCGAGTATACGGCCCGCGGCACTGGCGCGGCCAGCCCATCGCGCCAGGCCAAACGGGCGGGACCGGCAGGTGCCCGAAGGTATATTTGCCAAGACCGTTCAACCCGTGGGTGTGTACTGATGCCAATAGCTCTTCTTTCTACCTCTGAAGTACTTGAC
This DNA window, taken from Hymenobacter sp. 5317J-9, encodes the following:
- a CDS encoding creatininase family protein translates to MSARPYILAETTWKTVQENAYQVVVLPWGATEAHNYHLPYATDNYQSDYVAAEAARKAWEQGAKVVVLPCVPFGVNTGQLDITLDINMSPSTQLALLRDVVQVLARQGIPKLVILNGHGGNDFRQILRELQAEFPTVFLSTLNWFKAADRNRYFSAPGDHADELETSVMQHIAPELVRPLAEAGDGASKEFRVAALRQGWAWAQREWSKVSADTGVGNPAAATAEKGQAFLEAVTTNIGQFLVELAAADPQDLYE
- a CDS encoding M48 family metallopeptidase — encoded protein: MSALLKFLLVFLLLATAGLAQAQAPATAQPAFNVEAATQAYLNTLTPAQKASSDAYFEGGYWLLLINMLYAVGIAAVFLGLGLSRRIKALTERLPRRFLRTLAYAALYLLLAWVLSFPLTVYEGYFREHQYGLSNQSFGAWLSEDLTGLALNVVFGSLLILALYAAVRRAGNRWWVWGTGIVGVFLVIGIFLGPVFISPLFNKYTPLPASPVRAAILSMARANGVPADNVYLVDASRQSKRISANVSGIGSTIRVSLNDNLLRRSTPQEVQAVMGHELGHYVLNHIQKMLVLFIVLIGLGLWALDWAFERLVARFGARWGVADRADVGGLPLAVTLLAVLSFLATPVFNTIIRTQEQEADMFGLNAARQPDGFATIAMKLSEYRKINPGPLEEALFFDHPSGHTRVHTAMRWKAEHLGEK
- a CDS encoding GNAT family N-acetyltransferase; the encoded protein is MSENSAAFSAVPVLETNRLRLRGFRADDFDGWFAISRLPAYHRYFTPEPMPAEEVWKLLLRSAGHWAIMGYGFWAVEEKASGRFVGAIGFLSLKRALDPPLGEAPEIGWVLDPAVHGLGYATEGVEAALAWGRQHFGPVRTVCIIHPENEPSLRLAHKFGYREYARTTYHEQPIVLLERPGSL
- a CDS encoding VOC family protein, which encodes MFQGLRTVVYPVGDLAEATAWYSRALEQEPYFNEPFYVGFNVGGYELGFVPDGKAAGPAGPTAYWGVPDAAAAYERLLSLGAQPGEAVQDVGGGVLLGSVLDPFGNLLGVIQNPHFALPA
- a CDS encoding TPM domain-containing protein, giving the protein MPVCVGRFGLARGRPNRHRRRAPRPKPFHFINDEASLMAPADAKKLESGLRRYADTNGTQIVVVTVPALGGRDVADYARAIGTAWGVGQQGKNNGVVVLVSAKDRKISIQPGSGLQSSITPAVTQQAIGQMGPGFKQGNYFAGLRSGLNTLMAAADPNATTRSQAGSPATGNAGPSTDLNTPSNLSQDPAAVPPTDPVLAAPPAEPTPSGPGMGTLLIGTLVIGGILWFVVRMFRNRSAATAGNNPNMGPSGPTPDFLPNRGGSNRGPVGGNYNQGSPGYGNVPNQGGSGMMGGMGGVLATGAAAAAGAYLGNRMASGHDTSGHNYTNDNDTSNFNTGAAGAAGAGLGAAGTGAASDYFSGRDGGGADNTAPDYFSDDNTAADNSSDYFSSDDNSSYDDSSSGDMGGGGFDSGDDNSGSW
- a CDS encoding YhcH/YjgK/YiaL family protein produces the protein MKNALLKFGFLTLALAPLGCKTSGPAATQATAETWTPQKAEKWYRSREWANGLKLNLQESVNKVEFAKQYHANKAAWDKAFAYFRDTNLEELPVGKYPIDAENVFAAVTDNPTKEYADTKWESHRKYIDMQYVVRGAEKMGQVPMDKATVTKPYDEARDVANYSAEGPQYEARPGTIYVFFPQDVHRPNIKVEGIDKDKKVVVKVHVAQ
- a CDS encoding GNAT family N-acetyltransferase, with the protein product MIPLITHTPRLLILAASRALLTAELHKPHYFPVLLGAALPEDWPPGQYDRPAMEYFLEQLTAGGRDAAGWYGWYALRKAEGDTPRTLIGSGGFMGRPDAEGTAEIGYSIASDWRRQGLATELVGGLVAQAAATGMVRRLVAHTDADNAGSQEVLLRNGFEAAGPTPDGRLRFERAVEPLPPENVPQPPLQP